One window from the genome of Planctomycetia bacterium encodes:
- a CDS encoding FliI/YscN family ATPase: MSTTYASQLADIMPTHLEGSVVHTVGMAVAVAGFPAPVGALAEIERQAGPPLDAEVVGFKDHLTLLYPLDDLAGVRHGNRVRLRRTARWVRVGDELLGRVMNARGQAIDGGAQPIMNERVPLERKPPRPMDRPKIDAPLTTGIRAIDGMLTCGKGQRMGIFAGSGVGKSVLLGMMAKYTSADVNVIALIGERGREVREFIERDLGPQGLARSVVVVATSDEPALVRVRAAMFATAIAEYFRDQRKDVLLVMDSLTRFALAQREIGLATGEPPTTRGYPPSVFALLPRLVERAGRSPLGSITGFYSVLVEGDDHNEPIADCVRGLLDGHTWLSRALAGKGHYPAIDVLESISRLASEISPRPQLDASNSVRELLAAYRDHEDLISIGAYRRGANRTVDAAIDLRDPILQFLKQRFEEPANVETARTALLALKQQIVQKVGEVGGVVSR, from the coding sequence ATGTCCACAACCTACGCCTCACAACTCGCCGACATCATGCCGACGCACCTTGAGGGCAGCGTTGTGCATACCGTGGGCATGGCTGTCGCCGTGGCAGGCTTTCCTGCGCCGGTCGGCGCGCTGGCGGAAATCGAACGACAGGCCGGGCCGCCGTTGGACGCCGAAGTCGTGGGCTTCAAAGACCATCTCACATTGTTGTACCCGCTTGATGATCTCGCTGGCGTACGGCATGGCAATCGCGTGCGATTGCGACGCACGGCGCGTTGGGTCCGCGTGGGAGATGAGTTACTAGGCCGCGTGATGAACGCGCGCGGGCAAGCCATCGACGGCGGCGCTCAACCCATCATGAACGAACGCGTGCCGCTGGAACGCAAGCCGCCACGCCCGATGGACCGCCCTAAGATCGATGCGCCGCTCACGACGGGTATTCGCGCAATCGATGGCATGCTCACCTGCGGCAAGGGACAGCGGATGGGCATCTTCGCCGGTTCCGGCGTCGGCAAGAGCGTGCTCCTGGGCATGATGGCCAAATATACGTCGGCCGATGTCAACGTGATCGCCTTGATCGGCGAGCGCGGCCGCGAAGTGCGTGAATTCATCGAGCGCGATCTGGGGCCGCAAGGCCTTGCTCGGAGCGTGGTCGTAGTGGCTACGAGCGACGAACCTGCGTTGGTCCGCGTTCGCGCGGCCATGTTCGCCACGGCGATCGCCGAATACTTTCGCGACCAGCGTAAAGACGTGCTGCTGGTGATGGATTCCCTGACGCGCTTTGCACTCGCGCAGCGAGAAATCGGGCTCGCCACCGGCGAACCGCCGACCACGCGCGGCTATCCTCCCAGCGTGTTTGCCCTGTTGCCTCGACTGGTCGAACGCGCTGGGCGCAGTCCGCTCGGCAGCATCACCGGATTTTACAGCGTGCTGGTCGAAGGCGACGATCACAACGAACCGATCGCCGATTGCGTGCGCGGGCTGCTCGACGGGCATACCTGGCTCTCGCGCGCGTTGGCTGGAAAAGGGCATTACCCGGCCATCGACGTGCTCGAAAGCATCAGTCGTTTGGCGAGCGAGATTTCGCCGCGCCCGCAACTCGACGCGTCGAACTCGGTCCGCGAATTGTTGGCCGCATATCGCGATCACGAAGACCTGATTTCGATCGGCGCCTACCGTCGCGGCGCGAACCGCACTGTCGACGCGGCAATCGATCTGCGGGATCCGATTCTGCAATTTCTGAAACAACGCTTCGAGGAACCAGCCAACGTGGAAACCGCGCGGACGGCGCTCTTGGCGCTGAAACAACAGATTGTTCAGAAAGTAGGTGAAGTAGGTGGAGTAGTAAGTAGGTGA
- a CDS encoding FliH/SctL family protein, translated as MGSVIKASERNDAVPGVAFNYDDISQQADAYLARVREQAKQIVSDAVKEAAALKVKAQQEGQKAATAAAEKQVDQRLAAQLQPAMSALAQAAKDITAARQNWLAHWEGRAVSLACAIAGRILRREAERDPKVTLKLVREALDLAAGQSRVRLRLNDKDHAGLATQIQQLIGAGGGLGSVEITPDAALPPGGCRVETEFGLIDQTFEAQLARIEQELCEK; from the coding sequence ATGGGCTCGGTGATCAAAGCCAGCGAACGCAACGACGCCGTGCCGGGCGTGGCGTTCAACTACGACGATATCTCGCAACAGGCCGACGCGTACTTAGCCAGGGTCCGCGAACAGGCCAAGCAGATTGTCTCCGACGCCGTGAAAGAAGCCGCGGCGTTGAAAGTGAAGGCACAACAAGAAGGTCAAAAAGCCGCCACGGCCGCGGCCGAGAAGCAAGTCGATCAACGCCTGGCCGCGCAATTGCAACCGGCGATGTCGGCGCTTGCGCAAGCGGCGAAGGACATCACCGCGGCGCGGCAGAACTGGCTGGCCCATTGGGAAGGCCGCGCGGTGTCGCTGGCCTGCGCCATCGCCGGCCGCATCTTGCGTCGCGAAGCGGAACGCGATCCCAAGGTCACGCTCAAACTTGTGCGCGAAGCCCTCGACCTGGCCGCCGGGCAATCGCGCGTGCGATTGCGGCTCAACGACAAGGATCATGCGGGTCTCGCCACGCAGATCCAGCAACTCATCGGCGCCGGTGGCGGACTCGGCAGTGTGGAAATCACGCCTGACGCCGCGCTCCCGCCCGGCGGTTGCCGCGTCGAAACGGAGTTTGGCCTGATCGATCAGACGTTCGAAGCACAACTCGCACGCATTGAGCAGGAGTTGTGTGAGAAGTAG
- a CDS encoding FliG C-terminal domain-containing protein, whose product MHSPAIRKAAILVSCLDRAQADALLDGMSDEQARQVREAMVRLEEVDGDERDEVIQEFVLRGGNRPVAKNARQDNGVELAGGLAEHIARGSESASRSETLAPSNPFATRRPFEFLLQAGSDRLATFLRDERPQTVALVLSYLSADQSARTAAALPEPLRAEVLCRLSDLDEAAPEILLEVENALRIRIERDERNRERRSAGLQIVARILDAAGPRLADTWRAALDTEPVATLPIQETPAPQIEQRSPLAWHEFERWDARRATEAVLATPPEISVLALAGASPGFFQRLTAAMHPDDAKFYRRATSQLHPTRLSDIEAAQAQLAARAEQLVAKSSVPSTAALAAA is encoded by the coding sequence ATGCATTCTCCCGCCATCCGTAAGGCCGCAATTCTTGTTTCGTGCTTGGATCGCGCGCAGGCCGACGCGTTGTTGGACGGCATGTCCGACGAGCAGGCGCGGCAGGTGCGCGAGGCGATGGTGCGATTGGAGGAAGTCGATGGCGACGAGCGGGACGAGGTGATTCAGGAGTTCGTCCTGCGCGGCGGCAATCGGCCCGTCGCCAAGAACGCCCGACAAGACAACGGCGTCGAACTGGCGGGCGGGCTCGCCGAACACATCGCGCGCGGTTCGGAGTCGGCCAGTCGATCTGAAACCCTGGCGCCGAGCAATCCCTTCGCGACGCGACGCCCGTTTGAGTTTCTGCTCCAGGCCGGCAGCGATCGCCTGGCCACGTTTCTGCGCGACGAACGGCCGCAGACGGTCGCGCTCGTGCTGTCGTATCTGTCCGCGGATCAATCGGCGCGCACGGCGGCGGCGCTTCCTGAGCCGTTGCGAGCCGAAGTGCTGTGCCGTTTATCGGACCTCGACGAGGCCGCGCCGGAAATTCTGCTCGAAGTCGAAAACGCCCTGCGCATTCGCATCGAACGCGACGAGCGCAATCGCGAACGTCGCAGCGCTGGACTGCAAATCGTGGCCCGCATCCTCGACGCCGCGGGACCGCGATTGGCAGACACGTGGCGCGCCGCTCTGGACACTGAACCTGTCGCCACGTTGCCGATTCAAGAAACGCCCGCGCCGCAAATTGAACAACGTTCGCCGCTGGCCTGGCATGAGTTCGAGCGTTGGGATGCGCGGCGCGCGACGGAAGCCGTGTTGGCCACGCCGCCGGAAATTAGCGTGCTGGCGTTGGCCGGCGCGTCGCCAGGCTTCTTTCAGCGGTTGACCGCGGCAATGCATCCAGACGACGCGAAGTTCTATCGCCGCGCGACGTCGCAACTGCATCCGACGCGCTTGTCCGATATCGAAGCCGCACAAGCGCAACTAGCCGCCCGCGCAGAGCAATTGGTCGCGAAGTCATCCGTTCCATCCACCGCGGCCTTGGCCGCCGCCTGA
- the fliE gene encoding flagellar hook-basal body complex protein FliE has product MNNIGSLSTQMPLPPAPPSMKGAASEGASFKNMLVESFDKVNTMQQDAHQAVEGLMTGDDVNPAEVLTAVQKADIAFKMMMQVRNKLVAAYQEVQNIRV; this is encoded by the coding sequence ATGAACAACATCGGTTCGCTCTCGACACAGATGCCGTTGCCTCCGGCGCCGCCTTCGATGAAGGGGGCGGCGAGTGAAGGCGCGTCGTTCAAGAACATGCTGGTCGAGTCGTTCGACAAAGTGAACACGATGCAGCAGGACGCGCATCAGGCGGTCGAAGGCCTGATGACCGGCGACGACGTCAACCCAGCGGAAGTGCTCACGGCGGTCCAAAAGGCCGACATCGCCTTCAAAATGATGATGCAGGTCCGCAACAAACTCGTGGCGGCGTATCAGGAAGTGCAGAACATCCGGGTCTAA
- the flgC gene encoding flagellar basal body rod protein FlgC, translating to MFPALDIAASGLAAQRLRMTAVSNNLANISTTRNELGEPEAFQPRFVVFQTDEAVGDTLGAAGVKVSSVETSNMPPLSKYEPFHPDANAKGYVQYPNINMMSEFVNALEASRSYEANVGVIEVSKELAQQTLRILA from the coding sequence ATGTTTCCAGCGCTGGATATCGCCGCCTCGGGCCTGGCCGCGCAACGTCTGCGGATGACGGCCGTGTCGAATAACCTGGCGAACATCTCGACCACGCGCAACGAGCTCGGCGAGCCGGAAGCCTTTCAGCCGCGGTTCGTGGTCTTCCAGACTGACGAAGCGGTCGGCGACACCCTCGGCGCAGCCGGCGTGAAGGTCAGCTCGGTGGAAACATCGAACATGCCGCCGTTGTCGAAATACGAGCCGTTTCATCCCGACGCCAATGCGAAGGGCTACGTGCAATATCCCAACATCAACATGATGTCCGAGTTCGTCAACGCCTTGGAAGCGAGCCGCTCGTATGAAGCGAACGTCGGCGTGATTGAAGTGAGCAAGGAGTTGGCGCAGCAGACGCTGAGGATCCTCGCATGA
- the flgB gene encoding flagellar basal body rod protein FlgB, producing MMPDLFQATSVPLLEQVVNFSQARHNVLAGNIANIDTPGYRTRDLSPEMFQAKLKEALQERDALRRSQGLRGAHPEGIDPLAATGRNLESILRHDGVNVGIEGQVTEIAKNQVQHNMALSIMNSQFRLLNTAISERV from the coding sequence ATGATGCCGGACTTGTTTCAAGCGACCTCGGTTCCCTTGTTGGAGCAAGTGGTCAACTTTTCCCAGGCTCGCCATAACGTGCTGGCCGGAAACATCGCCAATATCGACACGCCCGGCTATCGAACACGAGATCTTTCTCCGGAAATGTTTCAAGCCAAGTTGAAGGAGGCGCTGCAGGAACGCGACGCGCTGCGGCGCTCGCAGGGTCTGCGCGGCGCGCATCCAGAGGGCATTGATCCGCTGGCCGCGACCGGCCGGAACCTGGAGAGCATTCTCCGGCATGACGGCGTGAACGTCGGCATCGAAGGTCAGGTCACCGAAATCGCCAAGAACCAGGTCCAACACAACATGGCCCTGTCGATCATGAACAGCCAATTCCGGTTACTCAACACCGCCATCAGCGAGCGGGTGTAG
- a CDS encoding sigma-54 dependent transcriptional regulator yields the protein MKTLTLQPPMPKSAAHGRVLVVDDHRQARESVADALRIAGHRVQGVSSAVEALKLIGEESFDVIITDLQMPGMDGLEFIRELERRRYGAQVLMITAHASVASAVEAMKHGALDYLEKPFDSHQLENLVGRALGRGRLIDQGRPLHQPASTSGAVAMIGASPAMQALRARIAQVAPTDETVLITGESGTGKELVARAVHAASRRAAAPLVSLNCPVLSAHLMESELFGHERGAFTGADAARSGRFELADRGTILLDEISEIEPVLQAKLLRVLQERQFERVGSSRTISVDVRVLATSNRDLPGMVHQERFRSDLYYRLAVVPLEIPPLRARREDVPLLLEHFLGLAAARQHKEPCLLQAGALDLLVNHHWPGNVRELENVATRATVLNLGLPVTADELRPWLIDSDAPRQQLSPEASLPTGLSLEQMEQRLIEATLERFDGHRAKSAEALGIGLRTLSGKLRQYGYAPRAKARSA from the coding sequence ATGAAAACGCTCACATTACAACCGCCGATGCCGAAAAGCGCCGCGCACGGGCGCGTATTGGTCGTTGATGATCATCGGCAGGCGCGAGAATCGGTCGCCGATGCGCTCCGCATCGCCGGACATCGCGTGCAAGGCGTGTCGAGCGCCGTGGAAGCGCTCAAGCTGATCGGCGAGGAAAGCTTTGACGTCATCATCACCGACTTGCAGATGCCGGGCATGGACGGCCTGGAGTTCATCCGCGAGTTGGAGCGCCGCCGCTATGGAGCGCAAGTGCTGATGATCACCGCGCACGCCTCGGTAGCTTCGGCCGTCGAAGCGATGAAGCACGGTGCGCTGGACTACCTGGAAAAGCCGTTCGACTCACATCAATTGGAAAACCTGGTTGGGCGCGCTTTGGGACGAGGTCGTTTAATCGATCAAGGCCGCCCGTTGCATCAACCGGCGTCGACGAGCGGCGCCGTGGCGATGATCGGCGCGAGTCCGGCCATGCAAGCGCTGCGAGCACGGATCGCGCAAGTGGCGCCGACCGACGAAACCGTGCTGATCACCGGGGAAAGCGGCACGGGCAAGGAACTGGTCGCCCGCGCGGTTCACGCCGCCAGTCGCCGCGCCGCGGCGCCGCTGGTGAGCTTGAATTGCCCGGTGCTCTCGGCCCACCTAATGGAAAGCGAACTGTTCGGACACGAACGCGGCGCGTTCACCGGCGCCGACGCCGCGCGCAGCGGACGCTTCGAACTGGCTGATCGTGGCACGATTCTGCTGGATGAAATTTCGGAAATCGAGCCAGTCCTCCAGGCCAAGCTGCTCCGCGTGTTGCAAGAGCGGCAATTCGAGCGGGTTGGTTCGAGCCGGACGATTTCGGTCGATGTCCGTGTATTGGCAACCTCGAACCGCGACTTACCGGGCATGGTTCATCAGGAGCGCTTCCGCAGCGACTTGTACTACCGCCTGGCGGTCGTGCCGCTGGAGATTCCGCCCTTACGCGCGCGACGAGAAGATGTGCCGCTGTTGCTGGAACATTTCTTGGGACTGGCGGCCGCACGGCAACATAAAGAGCCGTGCCTGCTGCAAGCCGGCGCGCTCGACCTGCTGGTGAATCATCACTGGCCGGGCAACGTGCGCGAGTTGGAAAACGTCGCCACGCGAGCCACGGTATTGAACCTCGGCCTGCCAGTCACCGCCGATGAGTTGCGACCCTGGCTGATCGATTCGGACGCGCCGCGGCAACAGCTTTCCCCCGAAGCGAGTCTGCCCACCGGGCTAAGCCTCGAACAAATGGAACAACGGCTGATCGAAGCGACCTTGGAGCGTTTCGACGGCCACCGCGCGAAATCGGCCGAGGCCCTGGGCATCGGCCTCCGAACCTTGAGTGGCAAGCTACGCCAATACGGCTACGCCCCACGCGCCAAAGCCCGATCCGCCTAA
- a CDS encoding ATP-binding protein translates to MPSTPDPSLEAVLAAWHDATVRLEQTHSALRTQVVRLTDELEIKNRELARKNRLADLGQMASHVAHEVRNNLVPVALYLSLLRRRLSEDRGSVDILEKVDSGVRALDATVHDLLSFTAERDPRYQRVNLRNLVDDVLDALAPQLDAQEIRLDIDVPSGLAVRADHDMLRRAVLNVVLNALDAMPDGGELVVTGVDGPFGCDLEIADSGPGFEEQALRRACEPFYTTKSSGTGLGLAIVQRMAEAHGGELSIGNCPEGGAALTLRIPHRRMEAAA, encoded by the coding sequence TTGCCCTCGACGCCCGATCCCTCGTTGGAAGCCGTGCTGGCCGCCTGGCACGACGCCACAGTCCGCTTGGAACAGACCCATTCGGCGCTGCGCACGCAGGTGGTGCGGCTGACCGACGAACTGGAAATCAAGAATCGCGAATTGGCGCGCAAGAACCGGCTCGCCGACTTGGGGCAGATGGCTTCGCATGTGGCCCATGAAGTACGCAACAACCTGGTGCCGGTCGCCCTCTATCTGAGTTTGCTGCGGCGACGTTTGAGTGAAGATCGGGGCAGCGTGGACATTCTGGAGAAGGTCGATTCCGGCGTACGGGCGTTGGACGCCACGGTACATGACTTACTCAGTTTCACGGCCGAACGCGATCCGCGCTATCAGCGTGTTAATTTGCGCAATCTCGTCGACGACGTGCTCGACGCCCTGGCCCCGCAATTGGATGCCCAGGAGATTCGCCTCGACATCGACGTGCCATCGGGGTTGGCGGTCCGGGCCGACCACGATATGCTCCGCCGCGCCGTACTGAATGTCGTGCTCAATGCGCTCGACGCGATGCCTGACGGCGGAGAGCTCGTGGTGACAGGGGTTGACGGCCCGTTCGGCTGCGATTTGGAGATCGCCGATAGCGGACCGGGCTTCGAGGAACAGGCGCTTCGCAGGGCCTGCGAACCGTTTTACACCACGAAAAGCTCCGGGACCGGGCTGGGGTTGGCGATCGTGCAGCGGATGGCGGAAGCACACGGCGGCGAGTTGAGCATTGGCAATTGTCCCGAAGGGGGCGCGGCATTGACGCTGCGAATCCCCCATCGCCGCATGGAGGCGGCCGCATGA